From Rhododendron vialii isolate Sample 1 chromosome 10a, ASM3025357v1, the proteins below share one genomic window:
- the LOC131303819 gene encoding probable inactive receptor kinase At5g10020 — MPLTLLLFLLSLLHPSSAQTTELQSLLEFKKGIQDDPLDKVLSSWDPSAPDPTSFYGVVCDQAGNVTAIALDGLGLVGDLKFTTLTGLQMLANLSLAGNELTGRLVPGIGQLTALQYLDLSANQFYGPVPARINDLWGLDYLNLSSNNFTGWYPSGIRNLQQLKVLDLHSNRLQGDIQDFFSELRNVDHVDLSFNMFSGSLSMDVNNISSLANTVSYVNLSHNELGGGFFTDEAISLFRNLRVLDLGGNQLTGQLPSFGSLPNLQVLRLGNNQLFGSIPEELLETSIPLQELDLSGNGFSGPINVINSTTLSILNLSSNVFSGSLPSVVGRCLILDLSRNMLSGDLSVMQSWGPDLEILDLSSNGLSGNVPNLTSQFPGLTTLSMRNNSLVGTLPFLFGTFQRLSVVDLSLNELDGPIPPSFFTSMTLTYLNLSRNHFNGSIPIQGAGARGLLVLPSYPQIESLDLSDNLLTDNLPPDIGNYGSLKLLNLANNDLSGQIPSELSNLSGLEYLDLSRNNFSGEIPNKLPSSLKVLNVSSNDLQGPIPENLIKFPLSSFRPGNSLLIIPIGMSSQTDNPTQNQDSENRHASKSSIRVAIIVASVGAAVMIAFVLIAYHRTKVQDFRIRSGFSSQTADRDVKLGRFSRTSLFKFPTSVEPPPTSSSFSNDHLLTSNSRSLSGQREFGTEIVEHVSPERIVTPSASLDPNLHNPGQAVAISGRKSSSDSPVSSSPRFIDAIEQPVTLDVNSPDRLAGELFFLDVSLAFTAEQLSRAPAEVLGRSSHGTLYKATLDCGHMLTVKWLRVGLVKHKKEFAKEIKRIGSLRHPNIVPLRAYYWGPREQERLVLADYVQGDSLALHLYETTPRRYSRLSFTQRLKVSIDVARCLTYLHDRGFPHGNLKPNNILLSGSDLNALLTDYSLHRLMTPTGIAEQILNLGALGYRAPELASAAKPIPSTKTDVYAFGVILMELLTRRSAGDIISGQSGAVDLTDWVRLCDQEGRGMDCIDRDIAGGEEEHSTAMDGLLAISLRCILPVNERPSIRQVFEDLCSISV, encoded by the exons ATGCCTCTCactctcctcctcttcctcctctctctcctccaccccTCCTCCGCCCAGACCACCGAACTCCAGTCCCTCCTCGAGTTCAAAAAAGGGATCCAAGACGACCCCCTCGACAAAGTCCTCTCCTCATGGGACCCCTCCGCTCCAGATCCAACTTCGTTCTACGGCGTCGTCTGCGACCAGGCCGGCAACGTCACCGCCATCGCGCTGGACGGGCTCGGCCTGGTCGGGGACCTGAAGTTCACCACGCTAACCGGCTTGCAAATGCTCGCGAATCTGAGCCTGGCCGGGAATGAGCTCACCGGCCGGCTAGTGCCCGGGATAGGGCAACTGACTGCTTTGCAGTACTTGGATTTGTCCGCGAACCAGTTCTACGGGCCGGTCCCGGCTCGCATCAACGATCTGTGGGGTTTGGATTACTTGAATTTGTCGTCTAATAATTTTACAG GCTGGTATCCAAGTGGAATCCGGAATCTTCAGCAACTGAAGGTGTTGGACTTGCACTCGAATAGGCTTCAGGGAGACATTCAGGACTTCTTCTCAGAGCTTCGGAACGTGGACCACGTTGATCTGAGCTTTAACATGTTTTCGGGATCGCTTTCAATGGACGTGAACAACATTTCAAGTTTGGCGAATACGGTGTCGTATGTGAATTTGAGTCACAATGAGTTGGGTGGTGGGTTTTTCACTGATGAAGCAATTTCTCTGTTTCGGAACTTGagggttttggatttgggtGGTAATCAGCTGACTGGACAGCTTCCTTCATTTGGGTCATTGCCAAATCTTCAAGTGTTGCGCCTGGGAAATAACCAGTTGTTTGGGTCGATACCAGAAGAGCTGTTGGAGACTTCAATTCCTTTGCAAGAATTAGATCTCAGTGGCAATGGGTTTTCAG GTCCAATCAATGTGATTAATTCCACAACTTTGAGCATTTTGAATCTTTCATCGAATGTGTTTTCCGGTTCTCTGCCTTCTGTTGTGGGAAGATGTCTCATACTGGACTTGAGCAGAAATATGCTCTCTGGTGATTTATCTGTTATGCAAAGTTGGGGACCAGATTTGGAGATTCTTGACCTGAGTTCAAATGGGTTGTCTGGAAATGTTCCAAACCTGACATCTCAGTTCCCAGGGTTGACGACTCTCAGTATGAGGAATAATTCTTTAGTTGGTACCTTACCTTTTCTGTTTGGGACCTTTCAAAGGCTTTCTGTTGTTGATCTGAGTTTGAATGAACTTGATGGGCCTATTCCACCTAGTTTTTTCACATCAATGACCTTGACATACCTGAACCTTTCCAGAAATCATTTTAATGGATCTATTCCTATTCAAGGGGCAGGTGCAAGGGGATTGTTAGTTCTACCCTCTTATCCACAGATAGAGTCTCTCGATCTCTCTGATAATTTGTTAACAGATAACTTGCCACCAGATATAGGTAATTATGGTAGTCTGAAGTTGCTTAATCTTGCAAATAATGACTTATCAGGACAAATACCAAGTGAATTAAGCAATCTTAGTGGCTTGGAGTACCTAGATTTATCCAGGAATAATTTTTCGGGTGAGATCCCAAATAAGCTACCGTCAAGTCTAAAAGTTCTTAATGTGTCTTCTAATGATCTCCAAGGACCTATTCCGGAAAATTTGATAAAgttccctctctcttcttttcgaCCTGGCAATTCCTTGCTAATCATTCCAATTGGCATGTCATCCCAGACTGACAATCCTACTCAAAATCAAGATTCGGAGAATCGTCATGCTTCAAAATCGAGTATAAGAGTAGCTATCATTGTTGCCTCAGTTGGGGCTGCTGTGATGATTGCCTTTGTTCTGATCGCGTACCATCGAACGAAAGTTCAGGATTTTCGCATCAGAAGTGGGTTTAGTAGCCAAACTGCTGACAGAGATGTTAAACTCGGAAGATTTTCTAGGACTTCTCTTTTCAAGTTCCCCACAAGTGTTGAGCCACCACCAACTTCGTCAAGTTTTTCCAATGATCACTTACTAACCTCAAATTCAAGGTCATTGTCGGGTCAGAGAGAATTTGGTACTGAGATTGTTGAGCATGTATCCCCTGAGAGAATTGTTACTCCTTCAGCATCTTTGGATCCCAATTTACACAACCCTGGTCAAGCTGTAGCAATTTCTGGAAGGAAGTCTTCTTCAGATTCCCCAGTATCTTCTTCACCTCGTTTTATTGATGCAATTGAACAACCTGTGACATTAGATGTAAATTCACCGGATCGTTTGGCTGGAGAGCTTTTTTTCCTGGATGTTTCACTAGCATTCACGGCTGAGCAGTTGTCACGGGCTCCAGCAGAAGTTTTGGGTAGAAGCAGTCATGGCACTTTGTATAAGGCGACTCTAGATTGTGGGCATATGTTGACTGTGAAGTGGCTGAGGGTAGGATTAGTCAAGCATAAGAAAGAATTTGCCAAGGAAATTAAAAGAATTGGATCATTGAGACATCCCAACATCGTTCCTTTACGAGCTTATTATTGGGGGCCAAGAGAACAGGAGAGGCTTGTTTTGGCAGATTATGTCCAGGGAGATAGTTTGGCCCTTCATCTTTATG AGACGACACCTAGGAGATACTCCCGCCTATCCTTCACCCAAAGGTTGAAAGTTTCCATAGATGTTGCTCGGTGTCTGACTTACCTTCACGATCGAGGCTTTCCTCATGGAAACCTAAAACCCAATAACATACTCCTATCCGGCTCCGATCTGAACGCTCTGCTCACCGACTACAGCCTCCACCGCCTGATGACTCCAACAGGTATTGCCGAGCAGATACTAAACCTAGGTGCACTCGGATACCGAGCTCCTGAACTCGCATCTGCCGCCAAACCTATTCCGTCTACCAAAACTGATGTGTATGCGTTCGGAGTGATTTTGATGGAGTTGTTGACCCGGAGAAGTGCAGGTGACATAATCTCCGGCCAATCGGGAGCTGTTGATCTCACGGATTGGGTTAGATTGTGTGATCAAGAAGGACGGGGAATGGATTGTATCGATAGAGACATTGCCGGTGGGGAAGAAGAACACTCGACCGCGATGGATGGATTGCTTGCTATATCATTAAGGTGTATTCTTCCTGTAAATGAAAGGCCTAGTATCAGACAAGTATTCGAGGATCTCTGTTCTATATCTGTCTGA
- the LOC131304367 gene encoding NAD(P)H-quinone oxidoreductase subunit U, chloroplastic, whose amino-acid sequence MAVSSSTTAAALHYISKPQQNYAPRTTTTTTCSSCSFSVSITSSLSKTTKKPLKVTVRSSSSDGSPSAEAAVTQAEAESESPIELPKGPPSVISTLNVERALRGIPITDIDYYGSLGIQKGCSNDQVYAAYKNKVEELMNKGFDEEELSKKLEVLKESYAVLSNVQERRLYDWSLARKANQDKYLWPYEVDNSKKSSEPIPEDPEDVVPTRLVGYFFLAWCLLAVVLSIGLNR is encoded by the exons ATGGCTGTGTCATCATCTACCACTGCAGCAGCCCTTCACTATATctcaaaaccacagcaaaattaTGCACCAagaactactactactactacttgcAGCAGCTGCTCATTCTCTGTTTCCATAACGTCCTCCTTGTCCAAAACAACGAAAAAGCCGCTTAAAGTTACGGTGAGAAGCAGTAGTAGCGATGGTAGTCCATCTGCAGAAGCAGCGGTGACACAGGCAGAGGCCGAGTCGGAGTCTCCCATTGAACTTCCCAAAGGGCCTCCGTCAGTAATCTCTACTCTCAACGTTGAAAGAGCTCTCCGTGGAATCC CAATTACAGATATTGATTACTATGGCAGTCTTGGAATTCAGAAAGGATGTTCAAATGATCAG GTTTATGCAGCATACAAGAACAAGGTAGAAGAGTTAATGAACAAAGGATTCGATGAGGAAGAACTCAGCAAGAAACTTGAGGTTTTAAAG GAATCGTACGCTGTTTTATCGAATGTGCAAGAGAGAAGACTGTACGATTGGAGCTTGGCTAGGAAGGCGAATCAAGATAAATACCTATGGCCTTATGAGGTTGACaactcaaaaaaatcatcagAGCCAATTCCAGAG GACCCAGAGGACGTAGTGCCAACAAGACTGGTGGGCTACTTCTTTTTGGCGTGGTGTTTACTGGCTGTTGTATTGTCAATTGGCCTCAATCGATAG